A stretch of the Leptospiraceae bacterium genome encodes the following:
- a CDS encoding glycosyltransferase codes for MNCYNSSKYLKEAIDSVLVQTYTNWEIIFWDNQSTDESASIFKTYKDERMKYFYAPEHTTLGAARNLAAEKASGEWIGFLDCDDIWLPEKLEKQVAIIAEEDDSLGLVYGKVISFIVPETESNILSSGAERYNREVLNEVLPEGNIFNRLIYENFIFLVSGMVKNEFFWGVGGIDFSYKQAEDYDLFVKISYKYKVRAVQEVICRYRIHQNNNSHYHGRCGYEESIKVLEKFNEPEINQAIKTWYTGLAIYEIKQKKITKGFFILMRDGSFIVFMKKLLRILLLASKI; via the coding sequence ATGAACTGTTATAATAGCTCGAAGTATTTGAAAGAAGCTATAGATTCTGTTTTGGTCCAAACCTACACTAATTGGGAGATTATTTTTTGGGATAACCAATCTACAGACGAAAGTGCTTCTATATTTAAGACTTATAAAGATGAACGCATGAAGTATTTTTATGCACCGGAGCATACCACTTTGGGTGCTGCCAGGAATTTAGCTGCTGAAAAAGCCAGTGGAGAGTGGATAGGGTTTTTGGATTGTGATGATATTTGGCTTCCGGAAAAACTAGAAAAGCAGGTAGCTATTATTGCAGAGGAAGATGATAGTTTGGGGTTGGTTTATGGGAAGGTTATTTCATTTATTGTTCCCGAAACAGAAAGTAATATTTTAAGTTCCGGTGCTGAAAGATATAACAGGGAAGTCTTAAATGAAGTTTTACCTGAAGGTAATATCTTTAATCGATTAATCTATGAGAATTTTATTTTTTTAGTATCCGGTATGGTGAAAAATGAATTCTTTTGGGGAGTTGGAGGTATAGATTTTTCTTACAAGCAAGCTGAAGACTATGATTTGTTTGTTAAGATTTCCTATAAGTATAAAGTTAGAGCTGTTCAAGAAGTTATATGTAGATATCGTATACATCAGAATAATAATTCACATTACCATGGGAGGTGTGGCTATGAGGAGTCTATTAAAGTATTGGAAAAGTTTAATGAACCGGAAATAAATCAGGCCATTAAGACTTGGTATACTGGTTTGGCTATTTATGAAATTAAACAGAAAAAAATAACTAAAGGTTTTTTTATTCTTATGAGAGATGGAAGTTTTATAGTGTTTATGAAAAAACT